In one Diabrotica virgifera virgifera chromosome 7, PGI_DIABVI_V3a genomic region, the following are encoded:
- the LOC114326446 gene encoding uncharacterized protein LOC114326446, producing MSNVLDQIAKQAVEETCDTKFKDIATQTVIENDIVKKAMEQIKNLQTENKKLKELLSREKEEKSTVERIFTEGQLKKLKTKKQIKWSIEDFASAIPLHAAGARSYRLLRKRGYFLSAVGTLRRWDSRC from the exons ATGTCAAATGTGTTAGATCAGATTGCAAAACAAGCAGTAGAAGAAACTTGCGACACAAAATTTAAGGATATCGCTACTCAAACAGTAAT TGAAAACGACATAGTCAAAAAAGCCATGGAACAAATAAAGAATTTGcaaactgaaaataaaaaattgaaggaacTTCTTAGTAGAGAGAAGGAGGAAAAAAGTACAGTTGAAAGAATTTTTACTGAAGGgcagttaaaaaaattaaaaactaaaaaacaaattaaGTGGTCAATTGAAGATTTTGCCTCAGCAATTCCTTTGCACGCTGCAGGGGCAAGGTCCTATCGTTTATTAAGAAAAAGAGGCTACTTCCTTTCAGCTGTAGGAACGTTAAGACGATGGGATTCCAGATGCTAA